TCTGGTTGATGCTTTATCTACAGGTTGGGGCCTAACCCCTCACCGCTCGGGTGTtgatttaaaaacaaaacaaaacaaaacaaacataTAGCCATTTTTTgcttaaaagattaaaaaaaatccttAGTTGACTAGGTTAACTTTTGTCCTCACTTCCTACTCCACTTTATCTAAATTCaaacacacactctctctcttgAGGTGTTTACTTTGGATGATTTGATTACTCCTGATAAATATTACTTTCATAGATTGAAACTTTAGAATATTCCAAGtctcttgattatttctatcatttaaattagttttgtttgattcataTCTCGTTTAAATAGTAGGATTAGATACtactcttaaaaataaaaatattgaatcaTACATTTTATcaataatgtaaaataaatgtccttaaataataaataaattttatttggcTCGAAAGCTAAATCAAGTTGTGACCTCAATGTTCTTCTATTGCGACACTCGTGCTACTCAAATACAAATTGTTTGCTCTAGTCTAGGGATTCAAAAAtaagataaatataaaacataattaGGAATTGTTTGGCTAGTAGGACTAAATGTAACTAGtctcataattttttatttatattgaatGTACACAATTTGAAATTCAATCTCGAAATAGTTTCACGTAGAATCGATCTTGTCTTATGAATCTTTGCCTACACTCTATGATCAAATTAATGTTGAGTTAGTTCAATCTCAAGTAATCTAAAACAATTTAATCTTTGAGTAAGTGAGCGCGGCCTATAGAGAGCCAACAAAAGAGCAACATTGATGCGTGCAAGCTATTGAATAGGAGTGAACATGTATACAATACGGATTGCAGCAGGTGTGAATTTTGAAGACATAAAAAActtcaataaaaaataagattGGGGCCAACGTTATGATGCAAGCTGAGCCTGAGCTAACCTAGTCTCTTCACATTTAACAAATGTAGTTCCTATAGATGGAGGTTTGGAAGAAAAACGAGCAAAAAAATCACACAAGTGATGTAGAATATACTTGTTTTCAACAAGCAAGTTTGTGAAGCATTAGACATAGGGGACTCGGCCACTACACTTCCCATCCCTCCACCACCATACAAAGGCGCCGTGGGTGGCGGAGGTGGTTGAGTTAGAGTCGGCATTGTGCTCGGAATATTTGTGCCGGTAGGCCTCGGCACCGCCCCTCCTGCAttgctgaaaatttggagactgCACTGTTAGCACAAGAAATTGGAGGACATGAAAGCACACACACATCCATCCTTTTTAACTAAATCACCCAATTTATAAATTTGACACTACTTTTAAGGTGTTGCAAGTATGTACATAAACCTTCTAATTTGTTGCAAAATTGGAATCACATTTAAATTTTCCGGCAATTGGAAATTTCTACCGATAGAATTTCGATTTTCAATTAATTCACATTGTTTTACAAAGGATCATCCATAGGTGGGTCTCAAAGTCGACAAATTTGTTCCTACAAAATTCGTCGTATGCAAACCGTGAATTCATGAATCTAATTTATATTTGTAGCGTCAAATTAAGGTATAAGCTCTGAAGATAATTAAGTTAGTACCTCTGTTTCAGTGGCACTTAAAGTTTGcattaaattaagaaataataaaCGAAAATCAATAacacaaaactaaaaaaataaaaattaatgctGAAAATTTGTGATAGGAAATCAGTAACATAGATAAAATGAGTCTATACAAAATCTATCTATACAAACACTTACTATAAAACATACTCCTGGAAATGTTTAGGCTGTATGTGCTCTTTGGTTAATATACAAAatctatcttttcttttttccttttctgccTTTCGTTTTTCTTTGACAGTAGAACTGAAAATATCtcaattgaaatttaaaaaagaaagagtCAGAAACTAAGAATGCTCTGTATAATATAAGAACTGTTCCATTAGATCTTAAGTACAAAACATTGGCTAATTATGAGATTGATTGGATGATAGCCTTTTCATTAGTTTGAATAAATTCGTCAAAATTAGAAAACAAGCAGGAACTTATTCTtgattcttcttttctttttatccTGATCTTTATACTATTgtataaatagaaaaaataaaagacagaAACCTAGAATTAATAAAGCTGAAAAACAAAAAAGCTGCATATGTAAAATAAGGAAATGGGTAAAattattgaataaattttaCCTTGGAGATGAGGGGTAAACACAAGATCCATAGCCTAAtacaagagaaaataaaaaaatcagtaaaaatgaaatattataaCCCCGGCCCCAAACAAGAAGTTGAAACACATGCAAAAAAGAGTGAATTAAAACATGAAAGTGCGAACTTGGATCAGTGGCAGCGATGGCGGCGGCACCGGCGAAAGAGCAGGCGGTGGGGTCGTTGGCCCTCCGGCGCTGGTAATAACTGTTGATGGCATAGGAAGCGTGTGCCGGCAAAGTATTGGGAAGATAGCAGAGGCCGGAAGACTGAATGGGCGCGCAGTCGGCGCCGCCGCTGCATGCGTAGTCCAG
The genomic region above belongs to Salvia miltiorrhiza cultivar Shanhuang (shh) chromosome 5, IMPLAD_Smil_shh, whole genome shotgun sequence and contains:
- the LOC130986792 gene encoding PLASMODESMATA CALLOSE-BINDING PROTEIN 3-like isoform X2 → MAFTFKAVALLLAATFSAAAGTWCVVRSDATEVAMQRALDYACSGGADCAPIQSSGLCYLPNTLPAHASYAINSYYQRRRANDPTACSFAGAAAIAATDPSYGSCVYPSSPSNAGGAVPRPTGTNIPSTMPTLTQPPPPPTAPLYGGGGMGSVVAESPMSNASQTCLLKTSIFYITCVIFLLVFLPNLHL
- the LOC130986792 gene encoding uncharacterized protein LOC130986792 isoform X1; the encoded protein is MAFTFKAVALLLAATFSAAAGTWCVVRSDATEVAMQRALDYACSGGADCAPIQSSGLCYLPNTLPAHASYAINSYYQRRRANDPTACSFAGAAAIAATDPSYGSCVYPSSPSSTVKEKRKAEKEKRKDRFCILTKEHIQPKHFQEYVLYNAGGAVPRPTGTNIPSTMPTLTQPPPPPTAPLYGGGGMGSVVAESPMSNASQTCLLKTSIFYITCVIFLLVFLPNLHL